The DNA sequence ACGTAATATGTTTCGACACAAGGACATTATATGGGAAAATCACAATCTCCACAGTAAAATCAATGGTAAAAGTAAAAGAACTTGCATTAAGCACTACTGGATATGTTATCCAAGGGTAGTAAAAGAGTTATTGATTTGTCAGATTGCCAATTACTATGTTTGCCATTTTTCATATAAGTTAGTGAATCAACACGATATCAACCAGCGACATGActtattattcggaattttttgaaaagaaatttttggaaattttgagaatttttaaagaaCTCATcctaaattcttaaaatatcttaaatttatgatttttaggAACGATGCAGTTCAGGATTTAAATTCCTaagtttttatgaatttatgaattaaaatttcgaataatacCCCAACCGCGATTTTCCCGTACATTTAacgccattttttttgtcgtttgaCGTTTCTACTAGCATGCATAAATTAGTGGAAaaagaatttataaaaaaaaatgttttctcacaTCTGCCGCCCGACCATAATGTCGTTGAAAACTCCGCGGTGCTTTGTCCTTATCCGCTGTTGGAGCCAAAACCACAGGACGTGGTGATACAACGCTGACAACATTCTTATTTGGCAAAATATCTGGGGTATTTTCCGATATGGGTATGTGATCCTTGGTGTTGAAATACGACGACGACAGCAAATGGGTGTTCTTGTAATGATTCTTGATATCGTTGTAAACAAACGATTTACTTGTGACTTCTGGAGCGATAGTAGTTGAATAGCTGACTGCATTTACAACGAACAATGGTTTGTCAGTGGCCGGTCGAGGGTTTGGTAGTCTAGCGCCTAACGGAAATAGCACCGGTGCAGTTGAGTCTTGCGGTCGAAGTGGTTTACTAAGTATTTCACCTAAACCTTGAAGTTGTTGCTCCGGCTCGAGACCAACCAGTGACGTTAAATCGACCAGGTTTGAGTCACCATTTGTTATAAGGTTTGCGGGCCGTGCCGGACTAgtatatttttgttcatttgaaaCTGCTTTTGGTGCGGAGTAAACTGGATAGGCAGTTTTGAAAGTATACAAAACGTCTACAGGTTTAGCGACTTGTAGTTCTGGTAATTTGGTATGTAAAGCTCGCTCGGATGTTTCGAATTTTTGGTATACAGGTGATGGCTTTGaatacgacaattttttcgGAGTGTAATTATTAAGCAACTGAGGATGTAGCACCAGAGGTGTAGCCACATGAGTATTAATATGCACCGGTGTCCACCAATTTTTGCTTAATCTGGTTGGTGTCTTGTATTGATTCAAATTCGTATACTTTGGCGCTGGTAATTTCTGCGAATTCTCTTTCTGTACAAAGAAATTGATAGCATTCTGTACTTCTAATGGCAACTGTTGCAAAGATCGTGGTCGATTTCCAGCTGGTACTGGTCCCGGATGTGTTATTTT is a window from the Bradysia coprophila strain Holo2 unplaced genomic scaffold, BU_Bcop_v1 contig_94, whole genome shotgun sequence genome containing:
- the LOC119085324 gene encoding uncharacterized protein LOC119085324; its protein translation is MKQKFIMEFLSILLLSFAIGSSLPAAVSEDSNEPSITKPSTNISSQPKEMQRYMQDLRKQKPSDTVTMKKYIKAHSTQHEDYQQSEETKNDKIAKQNNETIRLHPELIPFEISDAKVPDSETLKLIEQNKEERKNDSSDERKVLVKKDMSTSESIMVKITHPGPVPAGNRPRSLQQLPLEVQNAINFFVQKENSQKLPAPKYTNLNQYKTPTRLSKNWWTPVHINTHVATPLVLHPQLLNNYTPKKLSYSKPSPVYQKFETSERALHTKLPELQVAKPVDVLYTFKTAYPVYSAPKAVSNEQKYTSPARPANLITNGDSNLVDLTSLVGLEPEQQLQGLGEILSKPLRPQDSTAPVLFPLGARLPNPRPATDKPLFVVNAVSYSTTIAPEVTSKSFVYNDIKNHYKNTHLLSSSYFNTKDHIPISENTPDILPNKNVVSVVSPRPVVLAPTADKDKAPRSFQRHYGRAADLYPSEYASGYAFGYRVRDSHTGNDYGHTQNRDTDGITRGEYHIRLPDGRIQNVKYTADEKGFHADVSYQSGN